A single Triticum dicoccoides isolate Atlit2015 ecotype Zavitan chromosome 2A, WEW_v2.0, whole genome shotgun sequence DNA region contains:
- the LOC119352157 gene encoding subtilisin-like protease: protein MGSLELFSLLPFLLFALVAAGEIEELDTYVVHVQPKENHVFGTPSDRKEWHQSFLPDNDRLVHSYHHVASGFAARLTRRELDAVSAMPGFVAAVPDVIYRLQTTHTPQFLGLNTALGYRNPSVGSGDGVIIGVLDTGVFPNHPSFSGKGMPPPPAKWKGRCDFNASACNNKLIGARSFISEGSSSGGPPTDEEGHGTHTSSTAAGAVVPGAQVLGQANGTASGMAPRAHLAMYKVCSEDGCASVDILAGIDAAVSDGCDVISMSLGGESVPFYHDSIAVGTFAAAEKGIFVSMAAGNSGPNYTTLSNDAPWMLTVAASTMDRLISAQVILGDGLSFDGESVYQPDSVEAPLVYAGASSTPLAQFCGNGSLDGFDVKNKIVLCERGGDVGRVDKGIEVLRAGGAGMILTNEFIDGYSLLADAHVLPASHVSYAAGVEIKNYIKSTPNCTAKISFRGTVLGTSPAPAITSFSSRGPSTQNMDILKPDITGPGVSVLAAWPFKVGPPTWFNVSTAPTFNIISGTSMSTPHLAGIAALIKSKHPDWSPAAIKSAIMTTAYVTDRSGTPIVNQQHKPADFFAMGAGHVNPDKAVDPGLVYDTATGDYIGFLCGMYTDQQVSVIARQSVNCSTVQKIPQSMLNYPSISVSFVPDWYPLAPVIVERTVKYVGQAEAAMYQAHVDMPAGSFVNVTVTPSVLWFSHATPEQKFTVLVFPLNATTTAVQGAIRWVSETHTVRSPVSAMFPSQH from the coding sequence ATGGGGAGCCTAGAGCTTTTCTCGCTTCTCCCCTTCCTATTGTTCGCCCTTGTCGCCGCCGGGGAAATCGAAGAGCTCGACACGTACGTCGTCCACGTTCAGCCCAAGGAGAACCACGTGTTCGGCACACCCAGCGACCGGAAGGAGTGGCACCAGTCCTTCCTCCCCGAcaatgaccgtctcgtccactcCTACCACCACGTCGCGAGCGGCTTCGCGGCGCGGCTGACGCGGCGGGAGCTCGACGCCGTCTCCGCCATGCCCGGGTTCGTCGCCGCGGTGCCGGACGTGATCTACCGCCTGCAGACCACGCACACCCCGCAGTTCCTCGGGTTGAACACGGCTCTAGGCTATAGGAACCCGTCCGTCGGGTCCGGCGATGGCGTCATCATCGGGGTGCTCGACACCGGCGTCTTCCCCAACCACCCCTCGTTCAGCGGCAAAgggatgccgccgccgcccgccaagtGGAAGGGCAGGTGCGACTTCAACGCCTCCGCGTGTAACAACAAGCTCATCGGTGCCCGGAGTTTTATCAGTGAGGGTAGCTCTTCCGGCGGGCCTCCGACCGACGAGGAAGGGCACGGCACGCACACGTCAAGCACCGCGGCCGGAGCCGTCGTGCCGGGCGCTCAGGTGCTTGGCCAGGCCAATGGCACCGCGTCCGGGATGGCGCCCCGTGCGCACCTCGCCATGTACAAGGTTTGCAGCGAGGACGGATGCGCCAGCGTGGACATCCTCGCCGGCATCGACGCCGCCGTGTCCGACGGCTGCGACGTCATATCCATGTCACTCGGCGGAGAGTCGGTGCCCTTCTACCACGACAGCATCGCTGTCGGCACGTTCGCCGCGGCGGAGAAGGGCATCTTCGTCAGTATGGCGGCCGGCAACTCCGGCCCGAACTACACCACGCTGTCCAATGATGCGCCATGGATGCTCACCGTCGCCGCGAGCACCATGGACCGTTTGATCAGCGCCCAAGTGATCCTCGGAGATGGCCTCTCCTTCGACGGCGAGTCGGTCTACCAGCCCGACTCCGTGGAGGCCCCGTTGGTGTACGCCGGCGCGAGCTCAACGCCCTTGGCCCAGTTCTGCGGCAACGGCTCGCTGGACGGCTTCGACGTCAAGAACAAGATAGTGCTCTGCGAGCGTGGCGGCGATGTTGGGAGGGTTGACAAGGGCATCGAGGTGCTAAGAGCCGGAGGCGCCGGCATGATTCTCACCAATGAGTTCATCGACGGCTACAGCTTGCTCGCCGATGCGCACGTCCTGCCGGCGTCGCACGTCAGCTACGCCGCCGGAGTGGAGATCAAGAACTACATCAAGTCCACGCCCAACTGTACGGCCAAGATCTCCTTCAGAGGCACGGTCCTCGGCACGTCGCCGGCGCCGGCGATTACCTCCTTCTCCTCCCGTGGCCCTAGCACCCAGAACATGGACATCCTCAAGCCGGACATCACTGGCCCTGGCGTCAGCGTGCTCGCCGCGTGGCCGTTCAAGGTAGGCCCGCCGACATGGTTTAACGTGTCAACCGCACCGACCTTCAACATCATCTCTGGCACGTCCATGTCGACGCCGCACCTTGCTGGTATCGCcgcgctgatcaagagcaagcacccTGACTGGTCGCCGGCCGCGATCAAGTCCGCCATCATGACAACCGCCTACGTCACCGACCGCTCCGGCACGCCAATCGTCAACCAGCAGCACAAGCCCGCCGACTTCTTCGCCATGGGCGCCGGCCATGTCAATCCGGACAAGGCCGTGGACCCCGGTCTGGTCTACGACACTGCCACCGGCGACTATATCGGCTTCCTCTGTGGCATGTACACGGACCAGCAGGTCTCGGTGATCGCGCGCCAGTCAGTCAACTGCTCGACCGTCCAGAAGATCCCGCAAAGCATGCTGAACTACCCGTCGATCTCGGTGTCGTTCGTGCCGGACTGGTACCCGTTGGCTCCAGTGATAGTGGAGCGCACGGTGAAGTACGTCGGACAGGCGGAGGCGGCGATGTACCAGGCCCACGTCGACATGCCGGCGGGCAGCTTCGTGAACGTCACCGTTACTCCGAGCGTGCTCTGGTTCAGCCACGCGACGCCGGAGCAGAAATTCACGGTGCTCGTGTTTCCGCTCAATGCCACCACAACGGCGGTGCAGGGCGCGATCCGGTGGGTGTCAGAGACCCACACCGTGAGGAGCCCCGTCTCGGCCATGTTCCCCTCACAGCACTAG
- the LOC119352156 gene encoding subtilisin-like protease 4 has translation MESFKLSLLFSLLAFLLLAIVTAGDELGTYVIHVQPQENRPFATIDDLKAWHQSFLPEHGRLLHSYHHVASGFAAQLTRRELKTVSAMPGFVAAVPNVIYHVQTTHTSQFLGLDTTLGVRNLSVGSGEGVIIGVLDTGVFPDHPSFSGFGMMPPPAKWKGRCDFNGSVCNGHKLIGARTFITSGNPSAPGAAPVSPIDGNGHGTHTSSTAAGSAVPGAQVLGQGNGTASGIAPRAHVAMYKVCDASGACAVVDVLAGIDAAVSDGCDVISISLGFPQRPFYNDSVAVGTFAAAEKGIFVSMAAGNAGPRNSTILNEAPWMLTVAASTMDRLIIAKVILGENLSFDGESLYQPDNSVAAPLFYPGANSTPSAQFCGNGSLDGFDVRNKIVLCDSGNVLPVEKGAEVLRAGGAGMILANEFSQGYITSLVAHVLPASRVSYAAGVEIKNYIKSTPNPTANISFRGTVLGTSPAPVITYFSSRGPSVHSPGILKPDITGPGVNVIAAWPFHVGPPSIDLRPTFNILSGTSMSTPHLAGVAALIKSKHPDWSPAAIKSAIMTTADVTDRSGTLILDEQHKTADLFAVGAGHVNQEKAVDPGLVFDAAAEDYIGYLCGMYTNQQVSVIARRAVDCSAVKVIREYQLNYPSISLRFPQTWSPTFVIEVDRTVKNVGEVPATYHHQVDMPADSPVSVGVFPSSLLFTEADQVQKLQIFVWATNSSATAVQGALLWVSEKHTVRIPISVTFAAE, from the coding sequence ATGGAAAGCTTCAAGCTGTCCTTGCTTTTCTCCCTTctcgccttcctcctcctcgccattGTCACCGCCGGAGACGAGCTCGGCACGTACGTCATCCACGTGCAGCCCCAGGAGAACCGCCCGTTCGCCACCATTGACGACCTGAAGGCGTGGCACCAGTCCTTCCTCCCCGAGCATGGCCGTCTCCTGCACTCCTACCACCACGTCGCGAGCGGCTTTGCGGCGCAGCTGACGCGGCGGGAGCTCAAAACCGTCTCCGCCATGCCCGGGTTTGTCGCCGCGGTGCCGAACGTGATCTACCACGTGCAGACGACGCACACGTCGCAGTTCCTCGGGCTGGACACGACGCTGGGTGTGAGGAACTTGTCCGTCGGCTCCGGCGAAGGCGTCATCATCGGGGTGCTTGACACCGGTGTCTTCCCCGACCACCCCTCCTTCAGCGGCTTCGGCATGATGCCGCCGCCGGCCAAGTGGAAGGGGAGGTGCGACTTCAACGGCTCCGTGTGCAACGGGCACAAACTGATCGGTGCTCGGACCTTCATCACCAGCGGCAACCCCAGTGCTCCTGGCGCCGCCCCCGTGTCGCCGATCGACGGGAATGGGCACGGCACGCACACATCTAGCACCGCCGCAGGATCAGCCGTGCCGGGTGCTCAGGTGCTTGGGCAGGGCAACGGCACCGCGTCCGGTATCGCGCCCCGCGCGCACGTCGCCATGTACAAGGTTTGCGACGCGAGCGGTGCCTGTGCCGTTGTAGATGTACTCGCTGGCATCGACGCCGCCGTGTCCGACGGCTGCGACGTTATATCCATATCTCTCGGCTTTCCTCAGCGGCCTTTCTACAATGATAGCGTCGCCGTCGGCACGTTCGCCGCAGCGGAGAAGGGGATCTTCGTCAGTATGGCGGCTGGCAACGCCGGCCCGAGAAACTCCACAATATTGAATGAGGCGCCATGGATGCTCACCGTCGCGGCGAGCACCATGGACCGTTTGATCATCGCCAAGGTTATCCTTGGAGAAAACCTCTCGTTCGACGGCGAGTCGCTCTACCAGCCCGACAACTCGGTGGCTGCCCCGTTGTTCTACCCCGGTGCGAACTCAACGCCCTCCGCCCAGTTCTGCGGCAACGGCTCGTTGGACGGCTTTGACGTCAGGAACAAGATAGTGTTATGCGACAGCGGCAACGTCCTGCCGGTGGAGAAGGGAGCCGAGGTGCTGAGGGCCGGAGGCGCAGGCATGATTCTGGCCAACGAGTTTTCCCAGGGTTACATCACGTCCCTGGTCGCGCACGTCCTGCCGGCCTCGCGAGTCAGCTATGCTGCTGGAGTGGAGATCAAGAACTACATCAAGTCAACGCCGAACCCGACGGCCAATATCTCCTTCAGAGGCACGGTCCTCGGCACGTCGCCGGCGCCGGTCATCACCTACTTCTCCTCCCGTGGCCCCAGCGTCCACAGCCCCGGCATTCTCAAGCCTGACATCACGGGCCCGGGCGTGAACGTGATCGCGGCGTGGCCGTTCCATGTCGGCCCACCGTCGATTGACCTCAGGCCGACCTTCAACATTCTCTCCGGCACGTCCATGTCGACGCCGCACCTTGCTGGTGTCGCCgccctgatcaagagcaagcacccCGACTGGTCGCCGGCTGCGATCAAGTCCGCCATCATGACCACCGCCGACGTCACCGACCGCTCCGGCACGCTGATACTCGACGAGCAGCACAAGACCGCCGACCTCTTCGCCGTCGGGGCCGGCCATGTCAATCAGGAGAAGGCCGTGGACCCCGGCCTGGTCTTCGATGCCGCCGCCGAAGACTACATCGGCTACCTATGCGGCATGTATACGAACCAGCAAGTCTCGGTGATCGCGCGCCGGGCGGTGGACTGCTCGGCCGTCAAGGTGATCCGAGAGTACCAGCTAAACTACCCATCGATCTCGCTGAGGTTCCCACAGACATGGAGCCCGACGTTTGTTATCGAGGTAGACCGCACTGTGAAGAACGTCGGAGAGGTGCCAGCCACGTACCACCATCAGGTCGACATGCCGGCAGACAGCCCTGTGAGCGTCGGCGTTTTCCCGAGCTCCCTATTGTTCACCGAGGCGGACCAAGTGCAGAAGTTACAAATATTCGTGTGGGCGACCAACAGCAGCGCCACGGCGGTGCAGGGCGCCCTACTGTGGGTGTCGGAGAAGCACACCGTGAGGATCCCCATCTCGGTCACCTTTGCCGCAGAATAG
- the LOC119356778 gene encoding uncharacterized protein LOC119356778 — translation MCRLLFLCRARDLHLDVFLGLGDLLWCFCSFPGLLHADGWFSALLVVRQLVLQTGATLLLMIKFSISAFSSPYKNFGQSEEKDIAWKKCRGWRSIETPEGGSIRVLFMRPWWRW, via the exons ATGTGTCGTCTCCTCTTCCTATGCAGAGCTagg GATTTGCATCTCGACGTTTTTCTTGGTTTAGGAGATCTCCTTTGGTGCTTCTGCTCTTTTCCAG gatTGCTTCATGCGGATG GGTGGTTTTCTGCTCTACTTGTAGTTCGACAACTTGTATTACAAACAGGCGCAACTTTACTTCTTATGATTAAATTTTCAATTTCTGCCTTTAG TTCTCCCTACAAGAACTTTGGGCAATCGGAGGAGAAGGACATAGCATGGAAGAAATGTAGAGGATGGAGATCTATCGAGACACCAGAGGGCGGCAGTATCCGAGTTTTGTTCATGCGTCCATGGTGGCGCTGGTGA